The Desulfococcus multivorans DNA window CGGAAAAGCCCAAGGCCCGACGGCCCCTTGGCAGGATCTCACGGGAAAATCTCGAGAACCTGTACCGCGATCTTTCGGCGTCGGCGCCGGGGTTCACATACCGTCGGGAACAGGTCCAATTTGCCGGCCATGTGGCCGATGCCCTCAACGACGCCGCCGTGTTGACCATCGAAGCCGGAACCGGGACCGGAAAAACCCTCGGGTATCTCCTGCCGGCCATGGAATATCTCAGGCTGAACCCGGGTGAGCGGATCGTGGTCTCCACCTACACCAAGAGCCTCCAAGAGCAGTTGTTCCACAACGAGATCGCCTTCATCCGTCAGACTTTGCCGGTCTATCCCGACATCCGTATCGTCCTGCTCAAGGGGAAAACCAGTTACGTCTGCGTCGAAAAACTCGACAACCTGTACGACGACGCCCTCACCGGCGAAGACCTTCTCTCCTGGCTCTATTGCCTTGTCACCGCGTTTCGCTTCAGGCAGGCCGAGATCGGCACGGTGGGGGTGCGGATTCGACGCTATCTCGACGCCGGAGGACGGTTCGGCCGGATGTTGAGGGACGTCTCCGCCGGCAGCGGATGCCCGCCGTCCCACACTCGATGTCCGGCCCAGGTCGTCACGGCCCAGGCCGGGGCCGCCGACCTCGTCATCACCAACCACCACAAGCTGGCGCTCCTGGATCGGGATCCGCTTCTCGGGGGATGCTTCGACAATTATATCATCGACGAGGCCAACCATTTCGAGCCGGCTGTCCGGAATGCCTTTGCCCTGGCGATCCATTCCCGGGATATCAAGGCGGCGGCCGACGGCCTGGCCCATCGCCTTCGATCGCTTCCGGACGGGATGCCGGAGACGAACACCGCCGCCGCGGGGATCACGGCCGACCTTCAATCCCTCCGGGAGGCCCTTGCGGATTTCAGGGACGGCCTGCTTTCCATCGATTCCGCCGCTGCCCGGGGCGCTGTTCACACCCTCCACCACGATCATCCGGTCTTTGCGGACGACGGGCTGAGGTGCCGCGTGGAGACCCTTCACGCCGCCGTGGAAACCGTTGTCCGCGGTTTTGCCTGGGTGAAGGACGACACGCTTTTCGACGCGGCGAACCTGGACCGAAAGACCCGGCGACACATGGCGATCCATCTCGAGCTGCTGGAAGAGTGTGCGGGAACCCTGAAGGGAATTCGGGAGGCCGTCGTCTCGGAAAATACGGTCACGGTCTATCGGATCTTCCGGAAGCACTGGTTCGTTGCGGCCCACCCGGTGGCGGTGGGGGACCTGATCCGCCGTCAGATTTACGGCAGGAAGCGATGCATCGTCTACACGGCGGCCACTCTCTGCCATCGGGATCGCTTCGAGAGCTTCAGGGATATCACCGGCATGGCCCCGTCGCCGACCATCGAGGAAGCCGCCGCCCCCAGGGCGTTCCGCTTTGAACGGATTCCCTCCCCATTTCCCGGGGATGCCGCGGAGATCATCGTCCCGCCCGGCGCGGCCAGTGGAAAATACGACAACAAGGCCGCCTGGGTGGCGGCGGTCTCGAACGCCCTGCCGGAGCTTATCCGGGCCAACCAGGGCCGGACCCTGGTTCTTTTTTCGAGCTACCGGGATCTCGAGCAGATCCTCGACAACATCGGCGGGGCGTTGGAGGCGCTACCGTACCCGCTGCTGGTCCAGCGGCCCGGCGAGCCCACCGCGGACCTCTGCGACGAATTCCGGGCCGTCAGGGAGAGCGTGCTTCTGGGGGTCGACACCTTCTGGTACGGGGTCGACTTCAAAGGCGACACCCTCACCCAGGTGATCATCACCCGCATTCCCTATCCCCCGCCCAACGACCCCATCCAGACGGCCCGAAAGCATCTCCTGCCCGCCAGGGACTTCTGGGAGAGATATCGCTACGACACGAACATCAAAATGAAGCAGGGCATCGGGCGCCTGATCCGCTGCGAGACCGACCGGGGGAAAATCGTCGTCCTCGATTCGCGGTATCGGCCCCGGCGGCTGCGCCCGCCGTCAATCCCTCGCCTTGTTGACGCACCGGAAGGCCGCGAAGAAAAAGATCACCCCCAGGCCGAGGAGAATGCCGTAGCCGACCGGTGACGGCGTATGGCCGAAGGCGGAGGCCCGGATGGATCTGGCGGCGTGGGTAAGGGGCAGGAAGGCCAGGAGCTTCTGCGCCCACATCGGCAGACGCTCCACCGGGAAGAAGGTGCCCCCCAGAAAAGCCATGGGAATGATGACGAAGCTGTTGATCATGGCCTGATCCGCATGGGACTTGACCAGCATCGCCAAGGCGACGGCCAGGGAGGCGAAGACGAAGCTGTTCAGGAGGACGGCGGCCCAGAACAGGGGGGTGTAGGAGAGGAAAACCCCGAAGAACGCCCCCAGAACGAGGATGACGCATACGGCCATGAGGGCCCGGGTCATCCCCGCCAGCACCTCTCCGGTCACGTAGGCCATGTTGCTGATGGGAGCGGCCTGGAATTCCTCGAAAATATGCCAGTAGAACCGGGCGATATTGATCTCGCTGGCGATGCCGAAGGCCTGGGTCATGCTGCTCATGGCCACCAGGCCGGGGATCAGAAATTCGGTGTAGGCCCGGCCTTCCACGTGGATGTGCCCCCCCATGGCATACCCGAAGGCGATCAGGTAGAGCAGGGGCGACACCGACATGGAGGCGAGCATTCGCCACAGGCGCCGCTTCAGGATCAGAAGCTCCCGGTAGTAGACCGCATGCCATCCCCGGATCATTTGACTTTTTTCCCCGTCAACGCCAGAAAGGCATCCTCCAGGTTGACCCGCCGCAGACTGAAGCTGTCTTCCTGATGGGCGACATGGTTTTTGGCCGCCTCCCGGGTGTTGAAATAACGCGTTTCCATCTCTCCCTCCCGCACGCGGTCGACGGCCCAGACCCCGATCCGCGAGATGAGCCGCGGGGGCGTGTCGATGGCTACAATGGCGCCCTCGTCCAGAAACGCCACGCGATCCGCCAGGAAC harbors:
- a CDS encoding ATP-dependent DNA helicase; its protein translation is MAFIFVHAGRPPVDGRRIYAVAAAVLEPGGGRKTFTSLIDYPRMTARERYASGVSREMTAAAPSAGAVSRQLQAFLDGTPFFMALDDYGVIDELSALSGTARFVDVGFAAEFFVPELRSHTLKSLWEYLTGRERDTVGFSPEEGLDLCIDLARHISGSCLADDHTPYAPVLRRFMARSGTLFGSAWIGLHRRFKDYFGEGVNPSKEFDTADWRRFLERVEKAAEKPKARRPLGRISRENLENLYRDLSASAPGFTYRREQVQFAGHVADALNDAAVLTIEAGTGTGKTLGYLLPAMEYLRLNPGERIVVSTYTKSLQEQLFHNEIAFIRQTLPVYPDIRIVLLKGKTSYVCVEKLDNLYDDALTGEDLLSWLYCLVTAFRFRQAEIGTVGVRIRRYLDAGGRFGRMLRDVSAGSGCPPSHTRCPAQVVTAQAGAADLVITNHHKLALLDRDPLLGGCFDNYIIDEANHFEPAVRNAFALAIHSRDIKAAADGLAHRLRSLPDGMPETNTAAAGITADLQSLREALADFRDGLLSIDSAAARGAVHTLHHDHPVFADDGLRCRVETLHAAVETVVRGFAWVKDDTLFDAANLDRKTRRHMAIHLELLEECAGTLKGIREAVVSENTVTVYRIFRKHWFVAAHPVAVGDLIRRQIYGRKRCIVYTAATLCHRDRFESFRDITGMAPSPTIEEAAAPRAFRFERIPSPFPGDAAEIIVPPGAASGKYDNKAAWVAAVSNALPELIRANQGRTLVLFSSYRDLEQILDNIGGALEALPYPLLVQRPGEPTADLCDEFRAVRESVLLGVDTFWYGVDFKGDTLTQVIITRIPYPPPNDPIQTARKHLLPARDFWERYRYDTNIKMKQGIGRLIRCETDRGKIVVLDSRYRPRRLRPPSIPRLVDAPEGREEKDHPQAEENAVADR
- a CDS encoding ABC transporter permease, translated to MIRGWHAVYYRELLILKRRLWRMLASMSVSPLLYLIAFGYAMGGHIHVEGRAYTEFLIPGLVAMSSMTQAFGIASEINIARFYWHIFEEFQAAPISNMAYVTGEVLAGMTRALMAVCVILVLGAFFGVFLSYTPLFWAAVLLNSFVFASLAVALAMLVKSHADQAMINSFVIIPMAFLGGTFFPVERLPMWAQKLLAFLPLTHAARSIRASAFGHTPSPVGYGILLGLGVIFFFAAFRCVNKARD